A genomic window from Nocardioides sp. BP30 includes:
- a CDS encoding Lrp/AsnC family transcriptional regulator encodes MAISQGVGERSWDVDDLRVIRALQLAPRASFARIGAVLGMNERTVARRYRALHREGVLRVFGTVNPVALGQQIWQVRVRCRPDAAESLAAGLSARDDVVWVGLTAAGSEVTFSLSTVTTERRDLLLTRTLPRAAHVLDIDAAVVLHIFLGMSPDDWSALGRHLNEEETAELATPLVNPARTAERFELEEYDAAILRLLARDGRASNAALAQAAGISEGRAARRVATLIERGVVIIDNDLATEAFGYGVRAHLLLRVAPSHIEAVGRTLAELPEISFVASTSGRNNVMASMTCRELSDLYEFTTAQVGALDGIQNLEVLPFQRIVKQSGGLLVDGRLVDPA; translated from the coding sequence ATGGCGATTTCGCAGGGCGTTGGCGAGCGATCGTGGGACGTCGACGACCTCCGGGTGATCCGCGCACTCCAGCTGGCTCCGCGGGCGAGCTTCGCCCGGATCGGCGCGGTGCTCGGCATGAACGAGCGCACCGTCGCCCGCCGCTATCGGGCGCTGCACCGCGAGGGCGTGCTGCGCGTCTTCGGCACGGTGAACCCGGTCGCGCTCGGGCAACAGATCTGGCAGGTGCGCGTACGGTGCCGACCCGATGCCGCCGAGTCGCTGGCCGCAGGCCTCTCGGCGCGCGACGACGTGGTCTGGGTGGGCCTCACCGCGGCGGGTTCGGAGGTCACCTTCAGCCTGAGCACTGTCACGACCGAGCGTCGCGACCTGCTGCTCACTCGCACGCTCCCGCGCGCCGCGCACGTCCTGGACATCGACGCCGCGGTGGTGCTGCACATCTTCCTCGGGATGAGCCCGGACGACTGGTCGGCGCTGGGCCGGCACCTGAACGAGGAGGAGACGGCCGAGCTGGCGACGCCCCTGGTCAATCCCGCCCGCACCGCCGAGCGGTTCGAGCTGGAGGAGTACGACGCCGCGATCCTGCGGCTGCTCGCCCGCGACGGCCGGGCGAGCAACGCCGCGCTCGCGCAGGCGGCCGGGATCAGCGAAGGCCGGGCGGCGCGCCGTGTGGCTACGCTCATCGAGCGGGGCGTCGTCATCATCGACAACGATCTCGCCACCGAGGCGTTCGGCTACGGCGTACGCGCTCATCTCCTGCTCCGGGTGGCACCGTCGCACATCGAGGCCGTCGGTCGCACGCTCGCCGAGCTGCCGGAGATCAGCTTCGTGGCCAGCACCTCGGGACGCAACAACGTGATGGCGTCGATGACCTGCCGGGAGCTCTCGGACCTCTACGAGTTCACCACCGCTCAGGTCGGCGCCCTCGACGGCATCCAGAACCTGGAGGTGCTGCCCTTCCAGCGCATCGTCAAGCAGTCCGGCGGGCTGCTGGTCGACGGCCGGCTCGTGGACCCGGCCTGA